DNA from Aliarcobacter butzleri:
GCTAAAATGTTTTACAATAGCAAGAACTATCTTTTAAGAAATGTACTTACTAAAAAGATACTTTTGGAGCGAAATATGACTAAAAAAATAAACCAAGATAATATAAATACTGAGTTTAAATGCCCTGTAGAAACGGCTCTTGACGTATTAGCAGGAAAGTGGAAGATATTGATAATTTGGTATTTAAAAGATGAGAAAAAAAGATTTAATGAATTACAAAAATTATTGCCAAAAGCTACTCAAAAGATGTTAATACAAAAATTAAGAGAGTTAGAAAATGATGGAATAGTTCATAGAGAAGTTTATCCAGTTGTTCCTCCAAAAGTTGAGTATTCTTTAACTGAATATGGAAAAAGCTTAAAACCGATTATAAAACAGCTTTATCTTTGGGGAGATAACCATAAAAAAAGATAGATTAATTTTTAAGTAAATCTTTTAAACTATCTTTAGGATTTTTACCATTTAGTATGAGTTTTACCTCATTTGCTATTGGTGTGTAGATTTTATATTTTTTTGAAAGTTTATCTATTGCATCAGCAGTTTTTACACCTTCTGCAACTTCTCCTAGTTCTTCTAAGATATCTTCTAATTTTTTATTTTGTGATAGTCCAAGCCCTACTCTAAAGTTTCTACTCATAGTAGAGTTTGCAGTTAAAAATAGATCACCAGCTCCACTTAATCCTAAAAAAGATGATTTTTTAGCACCAAAATGTTTCCCAAATCTTTGCATTTCTACAAGTCCTCTTGCAATTAGTGAAGCTTGGGCATTTTTACCAAGTTGTAATCCTTCACAAATTCCACTTGCAATTGCTAAAACATTTTTATAAGCTCCTGCTATTTCCGCTCCTATAACATCTTTACTATAATAAGTTTTGATAAAATTAGGAAAAAATGGTTGAAATAAGTCATATAAATTTTTTGATGTAGAGTTTATTACCAATGCACAAGGTAACCCTTTTATCACTTCAGCTGCAAATGAGGGACCAGATATAAATCCTATGTTTTCATCTGGAACAAATGAGGCATAAATTTCATTTAAAAATTCACCACTTGAGGCTTCTATTCCTTTTGAAGCTACAAGTATTTTTTGTCCTTTAAATATAAAGTTCTCTTTTAACCAAGTTCTTATCTCTTGTGCTGGAATAGCAATAACTAAATATTCACAATCCATTGCAGTTTCTAAATCAACAAAATTGTCAAGTTCTCTTTTAGTTCTTGAAGTTATATAACATTTTTGTTTTTGGCTTAGTGCAAAATGAAGCGCTTGTCCCCATTTTCCTGCACCAATAACTGCAATAGAATTATTTTGCATTTTAAGATAATCTTTCTTTTAATAAATCATTTACTCTATTTGGATTTGCTGTACCTTTTGATGCTTTCATTGTTTGTCCAACAAAAAATGCAAACATTTTTTCTTTACCAGCTTTATACTCAGCTACTTTGTCTTGATTTGCATTTAAAATTTCATCAATAATAGTTAATAAAGCTCCATCATCACTTACTTGTTTTAAACCTAATTTCTCAATAGCTTCATCAACACTTGAGCTATTTTCCATTAAATAGTCTAAAACTTCTTTTGCTGCTTTTCCAGAGATTGTATTATCTTCTATTCTTTTTACTAAAGTTGCTAAAGTTTTTGCTTCAATTGAAGATTGTTCAATAGTAACACCCTCTTTTAATCTTCCTTGAAGTTCAACAGTAAGCCATGTAACAGCATTTTTAGCACTAATTCCTTCTTTCATCATTTCATCAAAGTAGTTTGCCATTTCAAGTGATGATGTAATAACAGAAGCATCGTACTCTTTTATTCCATACTCTTTTACAAATCTATCTTTTTTCTCATCTGGAAGTTCAGGAATTTTTGAATATTCATTTATCATCTCATTTGTGATGATTAAAGGAAGTAAATCTGGGTCTGGAAAATATCTATAATCAGCCGCATCTTCTTTTCCTCTCATACTTCTTGTTTCACCTGTATTTGGATCAAATAGTCTAGTTTCTTGAACAATCTCAGTTGAGTGAACACCATCTTCCCAAGCTTCAATATGTCTATTTACTTCATAATGAATAGCTTTTTCAATAAATCTAAATGAGTTCATATTTTTGATTTCGCATCGTGTATATAAGTTTGTATCACCTTTTGGTCGAATAGAAACATTCACGTCACATCTAAAACTTCCCTCTTGCATATTTGCATCACTAATACCTAAATATCTTACTATTGAGTGAAGTTTTTTTAGATATAAAATAGCCTCTTCCGCACTTCTCATATCAGGTTCACTTACTATTTCAAGTAAAGGAGTTCCAGCTCTATTTAAATCAACTTGAGAAACATTTCCACTATGAATATTTTTTCCAGCATCATTTTCTAAATGCGCTCTTGTAACACCAATAGTTTTTTGTCTTCCATCTGGAAAGTCAATAGTCAATTCTCCAAGACCAACAACTGGTACCTCAAATTGAGATATTTGATAACCACTTGGTAAGTCTGGATAGAAGTAGTTTTTTCTATTAAAAATTGATTTTTGATTAATTTTTGATTTTAAAGCAGTTCCAAGCATAATAGCTTTATGAACAGCTTCTTTATTTAATACAGGAAGAGCTCCAGGCAATCCTAAACAAGTAGGACAAACATTTGTATTTGGTTTTTCACCAAAACTTGTCGCACATGAACAAAATAGTTTACTTTTTGTATTTAATTGTGCGTGAACCTCTAATCCAATTATTACTTCAAACATACTCGACATATATTCCCTTTATCTAATTACTTTTATATCTGCTATTAATTTTTGTTTTTCAAAATAATCTTTAAGATATTTTTGCTCTCTATTCATCATAATATCATTAAAGATTCTAGCTTTAACACTTTCATAAGAAAGAGGTGCAGTTCCCTCTTTTTTTGTTATAAAGAAAGTTACATATTGTTTATTAGCTGTAAATATTGGTGTAAATGAATTTACTTTTGTTCCATTTAATAAATATTGTAACTGAGCTTGAATATCTTCTGTATTTAATTTTAGAGAAGTTCTTTGTACTTCACTTGGAATAATTATTGGATTTTTTGCAACTTCCATTAAAGCTTCTTTACTTGTAGAACTATATTGTGTTACATCAAAAGTTTTTGCTGTAAGATATTTATTTCTATTTTTCTCATAATATAATTGCATATCTTCATCAGTTGCAATAGCTAATTGACCTTTTACAAGTTTTTGAACAAGTTTTTGTCTAATTACAGTATTTTTTGCTTCATTTTCAAAAACAGAATAATCAGGATATTCTTGTTTTATAATAGCTTTAAAAGCATAAATATCCATACCATTTGAGTTTGCAAGTTTCTCAATATAGTCATTTACTTCAAAAATATCAGCTGTGATATTATACTCTTGAACTAATTGGTCGTACAAAATTTTGTCTATTAGATAACTAACGGCTTCATTTTTAGGTATTTTGTTTACAACCATAGTTCTTTCTATGTCATAAAGCGTAATAGGCTCTTCATTTACTAGTATTGCTACACCATTTACCATTGAAGCAAAGCTAAGAGTTGAACCTAAAAGTAGTGATAATAAAAGTTTGTGCATTTTTATTCCTTTTTTAATAAAGTAGATATTTTACCAAAAAAAATGTAAATATCAAGTTTGAAAGGAATAAAGATTTTTAACTCCTTTCTTTTGTAACTCTATTTATTAGATAAAAAATAGAGTTATAATCAAGCCCAGATTTTTCACTCAATCCTATTTCACAAGTTTTACTTGTGGAAAATGCCATTTTAGCACCATTTGTTTGCTCTTTTAAATATCTAAGCGCTGAATCATTTAATTCTGGGAAATTAAATCCTCTATCACCTGCAAATCCACAACATTTTACATCAGCAGGAACTATTACATTTGTTGAACATAAATTTGCTAATTTTTTGAATTTATCTTCAAGTCCCATTTTTCTTGAACTACAAGTTGTATGAATTGTTATTGGTTCATCAATTGGAGTAAATTCTAAATCTTTTGTTAAAAACTCTAATGCAAACTCTATTGGTTCATAAATTGATAATTTATGAGAAAAACTCTCCATCATTTTTTTAGTACATGGACTTGTATCACATAAAATTGGATATTCTCCAAATTCACTAGCATTTAAAAGTGCCTCTTCAAGTTGACTTGATTTTGCATGCGCTGCATCATTAAATCCTTTTGAACTAAAAGGCATTCCACAACAAAGATTTGATAAATTCTGAGGAAAGATGATTTGGTAACCAGCTTTTTGTAAAACTTCAATTGTTACTTCAAAAAGCTCTTTTTCCTCTTTTGACATATCATTTAATCCCATGGTTCTACTAATACATGAAGGGAAATATACAACTTTTTTATCTTTTACTTGTTGTTCAAAATTTAAGTTTATATTTGTTCCTTTTGGCATATAAACTGACCATTTTGCTAATTTATTTTTACTTAAATCTCTCATAGTTTTAGTAAAAGCTTCCATATTAGAAGTTCCTAAAGTTCTGTGTATAAAATTAGCACTATGAAGACCAAATCTGATACCTTTTAATGTAATACCAAAGTTGTTTGCTACAAAATTTGCAATAGATTTTTCTTTAGAAGTTAATTGCTCTGCTCTTAAATGTTTTGTTAAACTTCCAGTATCTATTTTTACAGGACAGGCAGTTGAACATAAACTACATGTTGCACAAGTTTCTATTCCATCATATTGATATAACTCTTTGTACTCTTTTGCTTCTTTATAATTTCCAATAGTTTCTAGTCTTGAAATTTCTCTATTTATTACAATTCTTTGTCTTGGAGTTAGAGTTAATTCATTTGAAGGACATGTTGGTTCACAAAATCCACACTCGATACATTTATCAACAATTTCATTTGTTGCTGGAAGTGTTTTTAGATTTTTTAAGTGAGCCTCTTTATCATCATTTATTATAACCCCAGGATTTAATAGACCTTTTGGATCAAACAATGATTTGATTTTTTTCATTATATTATAAGCTTCTTTACCCCACTCTACTTCAATAAACGCAGCCATATTTCGTCCAGTTCCATGTTCAGCTTTTAAACTTCCTTGGTATTTAACTGCAACAGAATTAACAACTTCATTCATTAAATCATCATATCTTTTAACTTCTTTTACATCAGAGAAATCTTGTGTAAATACAAAGTGGAAGTTTCCTTCAAGTGCATGTCCAAAGATTAAAGCTTCACTATAACCATATTTTTGGAATAATCCTTGAAGTTCAAGTGTAGCTTCAGCTAAAACTTCAATAGGATAAGCTACATCTTCAATAATAACTGTTGTCCCTGTAACTCTTACTGCTCCAACAGCTGGAAATAATCCTTTTCTAATTTTCCAATAAAGATTATATTCTTGTTCATCTTTTGTGAAATAAATCTTTCTTCTTACTTCAAACTCTTTTAATAAATCTTCAATTTGCTCTATTTGGATATTTAATTTTTCATCACTTAAAGCTCGTGTTTCAATTAAAAGTGCAGTTACATCTTCATCAAAATCTTTGATAAATTCTGGCATAACAGGGTCGTTTTCGATACTTCTTAAAGCTGCTCTATCCATAAGTTCAACTGCATCAACAATAATCTCTTTAGAATCACGTGCTAATTTTAGTTTTGTAACTGCATGACAGGCTTCCTTCATATCTTTAAAATAGATAAGCGCACTTGCTTTGTCTTTTAAATCTTCAACTGTATAATAAGTTATCTCTTCGATAAATGCTAAAGTTCCTTCACTTCCTATGATTAAGTGTTGAAGTATTTCAAACTCATCTTCAAAATCAATTAAGGCATTTATTGAGTAACCACATGTATTTTTTATTTTAAACTTTTTCTCTATTTTTGCTCTTAACTCTTCATTTGATTTTGTTTCACGTGAAAACTTATTTAAATTTTCTAAAAATTCTTTATGAGTTTTTCTAAATTCATTTTTACTATTTTCATCTGCTGTATCAAGTTTAGTTCCATCTGAAAAAATTAGTTTCATTGATTTTACAGTTTTGTATGAATTTTGTGAAATTCCACAGCACATTCCAGAGGCATTATTTGCTGCAATTCCACCAATCATAGCTGCATTTATACTAGCTGGATCTGGACCAATTTTTTTAGAATAACGTGCAAGTAATCCATTTGCTTGTGCACCTGTTAATGCAGGTTCTAGTGAGATATAACTAGCATCACTTGCAATTTTAAAGTTTGAGAAGTTTCTTGAAGTTATAACTAAAATAGAATCACTAATTGCTTGCCCTGAAAGTGAAGTTCCACCTGCTCTAAAAGTGATACTTAAATTCATAGAGTTTGCAAGTTCAATAATATCTTGAACCTCTTTAGAATTATCAGTTTTGATTACAATCTTTGGAATTAATCTATAAAATGAAGCATCAGTTCCATAAGCTAAAGTGTGAAGTTTATCTGTGAAGATTTTATCTTTTGAGATTTTTAATGAAATTTCATCAAAAAATTTTTGGTAACGACTTTCTAACATATTAGTTCTCCTAGGATTCATAAAATATAAATTTTAACTTTACGAAATGATAATAATATGATATTTATAAAAGAATAATTTTATTTAGGAAAAATACCTAAATAAAATTAATATATAGTTATGGAATCATCCATGTTAAAACGTAAGCTTGAGTCATAGTTATAAGTCCCATAATTACTACAAGAATTAAACTATGTTTAACTGTAAATCTAAATAAATCAGACTCTTTTCCAACAATTCCTGTTGATGCACAAGCAATAGAAATTGATTGAGGAGAGATCATTTTTCCACAAACCCCACCAGTTGTATTTGCTGCAACCATTAATGTTTCATTAAGCCCTAATTGTTGAGCAGTTTGTTGTTGTAATCCGCAGAAAAGTGCATTTGATGAAGTATCTGAACCTGTTAAGAATACTCCAAGCCATCCAAGAAACGGAGAGAAGAAAGGGAATAAGAAACCTGTATTTGCTAAAACTAATGCCATAGTTGAAGACATACCTGAATAGTTCATTACAAATGCGAAACCAAGAACCATACCAATTGATACGATAGCCCATTTTAATTCAAATAGTGTTTCACCCATTGTTTTTGTAGCTGTTGATATATTTAATCTAAAAATAAATAAAGTGATAATAGCTGTTAAGAAAATAGCTGTACCTGTTGCTGAAATAGGATTAAATGTATATACAACATCAAAAGATTTTGGTGCACTAGTAATTGGAGGCATTTTGAAAATCATATTATGAATAGCAGAGAATTCAAATTTGAAAATAGTACTTGCTAAAACTTGACCTTTTGCAAAAAAGGCTTTAAACCAACCTGTTGTCCAAATTGTAACCATTACAGAAAGAATAATAAATGGAGACCATGCTTTAAATACTTGAGCACTTGTATGTGATGATGAAACAACCTCATCTAATTCTACTGTTTTCATAACATTTTTTGGTTTCCAGTATTTTAAAAATACTGTTGTTGCAACGATAGAAACTATAGCAGAAGTAACATCTGGTAATTCAGGACCTATAAAGTTTGAAGTAAGATATTGAGAAATAGCAAAACTTGCACCTGCAACTAAAGCTGCTGGCCAAACTTCTTTTATACCTTTCCATCCGTCCATTATTGCAACTAACCATAAAGGAATAATTAAAGATAATAGTGGTAACTGTCTACCTGCCATTGCTCCAATTGTAAAAGCATCAATTGAAGTTACTTGTCCTGCAACAATAATTGGAACTCCAAGTGCTCCAAAAGCAACAGGTGCTGTATTTGCAATAAGACACAATCCAGCTGCATATAATGGTTTAAATCCAAGTCCTACTAAAATTGCAGCTGTAATTGCAACAGGTGCACCAAAACCAGCAGCACCTTCTAAAAAAGCACCAAATGAGAAACCAATTAAGATAACTTGAATTCTTTGATCTTCAGTTATTGAAATAATCGAATTTCTAATAATTTCAAATTGTCCACTTTTTACAGTTAATTTGTATAAGAATACTGATGCGACAATAATCCAAGCGATTGGCCATAAACCAAATAAGAAACCATATTCAGCAGATGCAAATACCATATTAACTGGCATTTCAAATCCAAAAACTGCTACAATCATCGATAATGCTAATGTAATGATTGCTGCATAGTGACCTTTCATTCTAAATACTGCAAGCGCCAAAAAGAAAAAAACGATAGGAATTAGTGCTACAAGTGCAGATAAACCTAAACTTCCTCCAATTGGTGCATATACTTGTTGCCAAGTTTGCATATAAACCTCCTTAGTTAAAATAATTACAAGGATATTAATAAAATGATATGAGATTTATATGATTTTTAATAGCTTAAAATAGAAGAAAAACTAAATATTTTTAAAAATATAGCCTGTGTCAATAACTGTTTGAATAAACTCTTTGTCTAAGATCTTTCTTAGCCTTCTTATTAAACTTCTTATAGATTCCAATGTTACAAAGTTTCCTTCCCAAACATAGTTCTCTATTGTTTCGTAAGTGATAACTTGATTTTTTTTACTAAGAAATAGATTCATAAGAAGTTTCTCTTTTTTTGTTAATCTTATTTCTTCGTCATTTATAGTTATTGTTGCAGATATAAAGTCAAAATATGAGTTTTCATCAAAATAGATTTTATCATTTTTTATTTGACAGAGTTTTTCTATTTTTATCTCTAATTCATCTATGAAAAAAGGCTTTTTCAAATAATCATTACAGCCAAAATCGTAAGATTGTTTTATAATATCTAGTTCAACACTTGCACTTATTATAATAACTGGAACAATTTCATAAAACTCTCTAATTTTCTTTAAAATATTTATTCCATCAACATTTGGAACATTGATATCTAATATAAAACATGAAAAACCTTCTGTTATTTTTTCATAAGCTTCTGCTCCATCTGTAAAAGATATCACAGTATAGTTTTTCATTTTTAATCTTTTAGTGATAGTTTCATTTAACTTTTGGTTGTCTTCTAAAAGTAAGATTTTCATTTTAAGCCTTTTTAAACGGAAGTTTTATTGTGAAAATAACACAATTTTTATCATTTCGAACACTAATAGTGCCTTTCATTTTATCTTCAATAATTATTTTTGCCATATAAAGACCTAAACCCATTCCATTTTCTTTTGTTGTAAAATAAGGTTCAAAAATTGAATTTATGATTTTTTCATCAATTGCTCCAGCATCATCAATAATTTCTATCATATTACAATTTTCACATCTTTGAATGTTTATGTTTATCTCTCCTTTTTTATTTAAAGGAAGATTTTTTTCAACAATTTTATTTTTTGCATTATTTATAATGTTTAGTAAAACTTGTTTAAATTCATTTTCATATCCGTAAATGAGAAGTTCTTCATTTTTATTTTTATAGTTAAAATTCATATTTATATTTGAATAAAAAACTTGTTTTCCTATAATTTCATTTATTTCATTTAAGGCTTTTGAAATTGAAAAAAGGACTTTTTTTGTTGAAGGTTTTAAGAAATTTCTAAAATCACTTAAAGTTTTAGACATATATTTTATTTGAATCATAGAATCATTAACAAAATTTTTTACATCATTATCTTTTAATTCATTTAGCAAATAAGATGTTTCAATATCTTGAACAAGTGCAGATAATTCAACTAAAGGCTCATTCCATTGATGCGCAATCGCTGCAATCATATCTCCCATCTCAGCCAATTTACTTTGTTGGATTAAAAATTGTCTTTGTTGGGTTCTTTCTGTCATATCGTCCATAATACAAACAATTCCACCAATAGTTCCATCTATGTTTTTATATGCTGCTTTATTTAAAATGATATGTTTCATCTCATTTGATAAAGTATAAAAAGTAAATTCAAAACTAATTGTAGTAAAAGTTTTTAACACTTCTTTATCAATTTGTGTATTTTTTGTGGCAATTTCTGTTGGGAAAAAGTCAAAAGCGGTTTTTCCTATAATCTCTTCTTTTGTAGAACTTACTAAAGATGCAAAAGCTGTATTGCAACCTAAAAAATGACCATCAACATTTTTATAATAAATAGCATTAGGAATGGTATCCAAAAGCACTTTATCAAACTCTATTCTATTTGAAAGTTCACGTTCAAGTTTTTCTCTTCTTTGTATATTTGCTTTTAAAACTACAACGATTATAGTTAATAGTGAAATTGTAAGAATTGTAATAATAAAAAAGTTTTTATGCTCTTTATATATTGAACTAGGTTCATTGATAATTATAGGATTATCAATATATTTTGAGACATTAAGATTAAATCTTTTTAATTCATCATAATTGAATATATAAAGATTTGGTGATTTTTCAACTACTGGAATATCTTTTATATCTTTTCCATTAAGCACATCTAGTGCCATTTTTGATACAGTATCTCCTTGAGCAATTGCAGAAGTTAATAATCCTCCAACCATTCCACTATTTAAGTAAAAATCCCAAAGACCATAAATAGGAACTTGGCTTACTTTTCTTACCTCTTCAAAACTTTGTTTATATGTAAAATATTTTCCAGTAGTATCTTTAAATAAAAGTACAAATAAAATTGCACTATCACCTTTTTCCAACTCAGAAACTTTATCTTTTAAATCACTTATTTCTAGGTTATCTGTATATTCTATGTTGAATTTTTTTGAATATTTTTCAATTATTGGATTTAAATCTTTTTTTACAGCTAAACCAGTTATAGATTTATCATTTATAATTAAAAGATTTTTTAAATTTGGATGTAATTTTGAAATTAGTTCAAAGTTCTTTTCTATATCTACCTCTTCTGCAACTCCTGAAACTTCTTTAAGAGGTAATTTATCTAATATCGTTTTATTATAGTTATTTATTCCACAAAATAGAACAGGAGCATCTTTGAATAAATAGTCATAATATTTAGATACAAAATCAAAAGCATTATTATCGCTTAGTATTACTAAATCAAATTTACGATTTGAAAATTGTTGTTTATATAATTTTGATAGATCCTCTAAGTAAGATGAGTCATCTATTCTTTTGGTATCCATATATACAGTTGTAAGCTCAATATCTTTATGTTCTGAAAAGTTTTTGTCAATTGCTTTTGATATATCATCTGTCCATGCATATCCTTTATGATATGAATGAATTAATAATACTTCTTTATTTTGACTTGCATATAATATATTAAAAAAAAGTATGCTAAATAGTAAAAAATACTTCATTATTTCTCCTATTTAGCAATTATATCAAGATTTGATAAAAATCACATATCCTGATTTTGGACCGTGTGCTCCAATAACAAGCGATTGTTCAATATCAGCAGTTTTTGAAGGTCCAGAGATAAATACACCAAAACCAGCTTTTTCAAAACTAAGTTTTTCATAAGCTTCATGCATATTGTTTACTATCTCATTTTCATTTATTACAATAACAATATTTTGTGCAATAAAATATAAAGACCTATGTCTATTTGATTCATCTTTCATCCAAATTGCACCATTTTCTGCAACTGCAAAGTTACCTTTTACAATAGCTAAATCAATATCTTTTAGATTATGAGCATCATCTTGTGAATTTGAATCAAAATTTCCTAAACTACAAAAATCTACATTTGAAGCAATAATTTTTTCATCTGGATATAACTCTTTTATTGTTTTATCTAAATCTTCTTTTTCAATAACTAAAGCTTTACCACCAACACTCTCAAGCATTGTAGAAAATGTTTCAAATTTATTATCAAATTTTATTCCAAAATTTTCATAAGAAGGAAGTTTTACATCTTTTACAATATTATTTTCTCTAATAGAATTTAAAATTTTTTCTTTACTAGTCATCTAAATCTCCATCTTTAAACATCTCTTTGAAACTTTTTTTAGGGAATTTTGGTAAGTCTCTTTGTTTTCCCCACGCATTTGCTTTATTATAAATTATAAAATTTGGAAGTTTTGGAACAATAAATCTTGCTGTTTTTCCAAGAAAATCAAATAATATAGGTTTACTCATAAGCCAAGTGGTTACTCTCATAGCCATTTTCTTTTTGCTATCAATTAGATCAGCTTCTCCTAAGTCTTGTCTTAAACTATAAAGTTGTGAATCTAAATCTATTTTAACTGGACAAACATTTGTACAAGACCCGCATAATGTACAGGCAAATGGTAAACTATTGTGAGCTTCTGGATGTCTAGCACTTCCTAAAATAGAACCAATTGGTCCTGGTATTACATACTCATAAGAGTGACCACCACTTCTTCTATAAACTGGACAAGTATTCATACAAGCACCACATCTAATACAATTTAACGCTTTTTTATTTTTTTGAGAACTCAAGAATTGACTTCTTTTATTATCAACGATAATAACATGCATCTTTCCACCTTCAACACTTCCATGAAAATGTGAAGTATACGAAGTAATTGGTTGACCTGTTGCACTACGTGCTAATAATCTTGTAAATACACTTAAATCTTCAAGTCTAGGAATAATTTTTTCAATTCCCATTGAAGCAATATGAAGTTTAGGAACACTAGCTCCCATATCTGCATTTCCTTCATTTGTACAAACTACAACTCCACCTGTTTGCGCAATTGCAAAATTAACTCCTGTTAATCCTGCATCTGCTGTTAGAAAATCTTCTCTAAGCGCAGCCCTTGCAGCACGTGTAAGATAAGTTGGGTCATAGTTTCCTTTTTCAGTTCCCAATTTTTCATGGAAAGTATCTGAAACATCAGATTTTTTTAAGTGAATTGCTGGAAGAACTATATGAGAAGGCGGTTCGTGTCTTAGTTGAACTATCCTTTCACCTAAGTCTGTATCAATAACTTCAATTCCCCTACTTT
Protein-coding regions in this window:
- a CDS encoding lactate utilization protein B; this encodes MSTNHNHSDNATKFVANDERMHWHDQALWFVREKRDRASKSIPEWENLREYANQIKTHTMANLDKYLLEFEKNATEKGITVHFACDAKEHNEIVHKILSENNVKKLVKSKSMLTEECHLNPYLESRGIEVIDTDLGERIVQLRHEPPSHIVLPAIHLKKSDVSDTFHEKLGTEKGNYDPTYLTRAARAALREDFLTADAGLTGVNFAIAQTGGVVVCTNEGNADMGASVPKLHIASMGIEKIIPRLEDLSVFTRLLARSATGQPITSYTSHFHGSVEGGKMHVIIVDNKRSQFLSSQKNKKALNCIRCGACMNTCPVYRRSGGHSYEYVIPGPIGSILGSARHPEAHNSLPFACTLCGSCTNVCPVKIDLDSQLYSLRQDLGEADLIDSKKKMAMRVTTWLMSKPILFDFLGKTARFIVPKLPNFIIYNKANAWGKQRDLPKFPKKSFKEMFKDGDLDD
- a CDS encoding LutC/YkgG family protein; translation: MTSKEKILNSIRENNIVKDVKLPSYENFGIKFDNKFETFSTMLESVGGKALVIEKEDLDKTIKELYPDEKIIASNVDFCSLGNFDSNSQDDAHNLKDIDLAIVKGNFAVAENGAIWMKDESNRHRSLYFIAQNIVIVINENEIVNNMHEAYEKLSFEKAGFGVFISGPSKTADIEQSLVIGAHGPKSGYVIFIKS
- a CDS encoding response regulator transcription factor translates to MKILLLEDNQKLNETITKRLKMKNYTVISFTDGAEAYEKITEGFSCFILDINVPNVDGINILKKIREFYEIVPVIIISASVELDIIKQSYDFGCNDYLKKPFFIDELEIKIEKLCQIKNDKIYFDENSYFDFISATITINDEEIRLTKKEKLLMNLFLSKKNQVITYETIENYVWEGNFVTLESIRSLIRRLRKILDKEFIQTVIDTGYIFKNI
- a CDS encoding sensor histidine kinase, with protein sequence MKYFLLFSILFFNILYASQNKEVLLIHSYHKGYAWTDDISKAIDKNFSEHKDIELTTVYMDTKRIDDSSYLEDLSKLYKQQFSNRKFDLVILSDNNAFDFVSKYYDYLFKDAPVLFCGINNYNKTILDKLPLKEVSGVAEEVDIEKNFELISKLHPNLKNLLIINDKSITGLAVKKDLNPIIEKYSKKFNIEYTDNLEISDLKDKVSELEKGDSAILFVLLFKDTTGKYFTYKQSFEEVRKVSQVPIYGLWDFYLNSGMVGGLLTSAIAQGDTVSKMALDVLNGKDIKDIPVVEKSPNLYIFNYDELKRFNLNVSKYIDNPIIINEPSSIYKEHKNFFIITILTISLLTIIVVVLKANIQRREKLERELSNRIEFDKVLLDTIPNAIYYKNVDGHFLGCNTAFASLVSSTKEEIIGKTAFDFFPTEIATKNTQIDKEVLKTFTTISFEFTFYTLSNEMKHIILNKAAYKNIDGTIGGIVCIMDDMTERTQQRQFLIQQSKLAEMGDMIAAIAHQWNEPLVELSALVQDIETSYLLNELKDNDVKNFVNDSMIQIKYMSKTLSDFRNFLKPSTKKVLFSISKALNEINEIIGKQVFYSNINMNFNYKNKNEELLIYGYENEFKQVLLNIINNAKNKIVEKNLPLNKKGEININIQRCENCNMIEIIDDAGAIDEKIINSIFEPYFTTKENGMGLGLYMAKIIIEDKMKGTISVRNDKNCVIFTIKLPFKKA